The Zingiber officinale cultivar Zhangliang chromosome 10A, Zo_v1.1, whole genome shotgun sequence genome contains a region encoding:
- the LOC122026489 gene encoding mitogen-activated protein kinase 4-like, with protein sequence MAMLSNNPPADFGNKEEMRSYTISNTLFEIDAKYVPMKLLGEGAYGVVCSSINRETSENVAIKKIRNVFEDRIDALRTLREMKLLGKIKHENVIEMKDIMLPSTKRSFVDVYLVFELMDTDLGQIIRSPQPLSDEQCQCFIFQLLRGLKYLHSANVIHRDLKPGNLLVNSDCELKIGDFGLARTKSPRGEGMNGYVVTRWYRAPELLVCSDSYDAAIDMWSVGCIFAAILGRKPLFPGTDSAHQLELILNTLGVNHDAADFDFVTYQPIRDYIDSLPDSPGVPFASMFPDANPLAVDLLKKLLVFNPAKRINATEALEHPYMAQLYDPLLDPAAKGPIDLGFDDELGEDMIREMIWEETLCYRPGKAAL encoded by the exons ATGGCTATGCTATCAAATAATCCCCCCGCCGATTTCGGGAACAAAGAAGAAATGAGATCTTACACCATCTCAAACACACTTTTCGAGATCGATGCCAAGTATGTGCCTATGAAGCTCCTTGGAGAAGGCGCTTATGGCGTCGTTTGCTCATCCATCAACCGCGAAACAAGCGAGAACGTCGCCAT aaagaaaataaggaatgtCTTCGAAGATCGCATCGATGCGCTGAGGACTCTTCGGGAGATGAAGCTTTTGGGGAAAATCAAGCACGAAAACGTCATTGAGATGAAGGATATCATGCTGCCTTCCACCAAGAGATCATTCGTCGACGTTTATCTTGTCTTTGAGCTCATGGATACTGATCTGGGGCAAATCATCAGATCACCTCAGCCACTTTCCGACGAGCAGTGTCAATGCTTCATTTTTCAG TTGCTTCGAGGACTGAAATATCTCCACTCGGCGAACGTAATTCACAGGGACTTGAAGCCAGGGAACCTTCTGGTCAACAGTGATTGTGAACTTAAGATTGGCGATTTCGGACTGGCTCGCACTAAAAGTCCGAGGGGTGAAGGAATGAACGGCTACGTCGTCACGCGTTGGTATCGTGCGCCGGAGTTGCTCGTTTGCTCTGATAGCTACGACGCTGCTATTGATATGTGGTCAGTTGGATGCATCTTCGCTGCGATACTCGGGCGCAAACCTCTCTTTCCGGGCACTGACAGTGCCCACCAGCTCGAGCTCATTCTCAACACTCTCGGCGTTAACCATGATGCTGCTGATTTCGACTTCGTCACTTACCAGCCAATTCGAGACTACATCGACTCGCTCCCGGATAGTCCAGGCGTTCCCTTCGCCAGTATGTTCCCCGATGCCAATCCACTGGCCGTCGACTTGCTGAAGAAGTTGCTCGTTTTTAATCCGGCAAAGAGAATCAATGCTACGGAGGCATTAGAACACCCTTATATGGCTCAGTTGTATGACCCTCTGCTCGACCCCGCTGCCAAGGGCCCCATTGATCTTGGCTTCGATGATGAACTCGGGGAAGACATGATCAGAGAGATGATATGGGAGGAGACGCTCTGCTATCGCCCAGGAAAAGCTGCTCTCTGA